A window of the Besnoitia besnoiti strain Bb-Ger1 chromosome VI, whole genome shotgun sequence genome harbors these coding sequences:
- a CDS encoding hypothetical protein (encoded by transcript BESB_066440) codes for MASVPSLILAVEASASRQRPSMTAVPSPTPLAGDRESSSSAAARGDEISRRCRLCAEGDAALEPCWLSTQDKLLSLLPDLFYGPPLCLAEAGESEAAEDERLNACEKAAEERGKGARGEDATSTGACRSSSPDMKLLGLIRRLLSVAPEAFRVSESLVEGEENGAASCPSSSLCGTFCAAREETSDAGAAAPKDEPEEERRESSVRLETLVVLVRFLSSSGAAALATRPQWRLLVGLHFLSPAAERKKPRVAFASSSWPPPPPAAPAVGSASVSSAPFSSLTEADRLKAHLLLSLCAYALLQPRLRAFLSPSFSSGGLWSGDRDDGFDIRLVCALAPSFVTPASEEKAEPPARKGEQSGAALTKAEQAAVGQRTGMKRPASEAIAAGNSWQVEALTSMQRIVVVGRYKKQSRELSQSLWLVDSRRKLEMSVEEAIGIPLQSLFDASGYRFLSAGREDADVRMLGRGRPFALELLDCRRPPHFFCRFLAAHRQAGLGASQCLCPHVLHPPTAHSGAAPPGEEMGDRQEAKEASLLLPICPLRRPLPPDRGLKSRGSKGNGECAAAGDDEAPARQAVGDGEEGEEVLLAAASSRSLEALLREAGGATGRAWPQRQQTAAQGSSSHPASSSPSAPSVALGAPSRSARDSGEVAEPAVEVYGLRVVTREPASCFVNFQRGDELAETASGAGCASLPDRCDVARASSVLTKQLDSASSSSSSSASSSSSASSSSSASSSSSASSLSSASSSASASSSSFASSFSCASSASSSLSSSVPSSSFFSSCCSSALAVPPPEDRLFSSTAERSQEVLGAVNVEKAIRLALQHGAEEKVKSYECLVFADRPVSVEALEDVRKKVQQLRKPRTAPNEPANGLEAEKEGTGLLYDEGGMTIYQRTPLRVLHRRSLAVRERRIYGIDFVRIHPQVFICRLDTQAGTYVKEFVHGDLGRTSPSLSSLLNCPCHLLLLDVADLVFGAATKQEEG; via the exons ATGGCCTCCGTTCCGTCTCTGATTCTTGCCGTCGaggcctctgcttcgcgtcaGCGCCCCAGCATGACTGCCGTCCCCTCTCCCACGCCCCTTGCGGGCGACCGCgagtcgtcgtcctctgctgcggcgcgcggagatgAAATCTCGCGCCGATGTCGCCTCTgtgcagagggcgacgccgcgctcgagcCCTGCTGGCTCTCCACGCAAGACAAGCTCCTCTCCCTTCTGCCTGACCTCTTCTACGGCCCCCCGCTCTGCCTCGCAGAAGCCGGCGAgtcagaggccgcggaggacgagcgTTTGAACGCCTGCGAGAAAGCGGCAGAAGAAAGGGGGAagggcgctcgcggcgaggatGCAACTTCGACAGGCGCGTGCAGGAGCAGCAGTCCCGACATGAAGTTGCTGGGACTGATTCGCCGCTTGTTGAGCGTGGCTCCCGAGGCCTTTCGAGTCTCAGAGAGCTTggtggagggcgaggagaacgGTGCCGCTTCGTGcccgtcttcctctttgTGTGGTACTTTCTGCGCTGCAAGGGAAGAGACGTCGgatgcgggcgccgccgcacccaAGGACGAGCCAGAAGAGGAGCGGAGGGAATCCAGCGTTCGTCTTGAGACCCTCGTCGTGCTCGtgcgtttcctctcctccagtggcgccgcggcccttGCGACTCGACCCCAGTGGCGTCTGCTGGTCGGTCTCCATTTCTTGTCGCCCGCGGCTGAGCGGAAAAAACCGAGAGTCGCGtttgcgtcgtcttcctggcctccgcctccacctgcggcgcctgcggtcgggtctgcctctgtgtcctccgcgccgttcTCTTCGCTGACTGAAGCCGACCGGCTGAAGGCAcaccttctcctctctctctgcgcctacGCGCTCCTTCAgcctcgcctgcgagccTTCCTGTCcccctctttttcttccggCGGCCTGTGGTCTGGAGACCGGGACGACGGCTTCGACATCCGGCTTGTCTGCGCCCTCGCACCCTCCTTCGTGACGCCTgcaagcgaagaaaaagccgagccgcccgcgcgcaaAGGCGAGCAGTCAGGCGCCGCCTTGACAAAGGCGGAGCAGGCCGCGGTAGGGCAGCGTACAGGGATGAAACGGCCAGCAAGCGAGGCGATCGCCGCCGGAAACTCGTGGCAAGTCGAGGCTTTGACGTCCATGCAGAGAATCGTCGTCGTAG GGCGGTACAAGAAACAAAGCCGCGAGCTCAGCCAGTCGCTGTGGCTCGTTGACAGCAGACGGAAG CTCGAAATGtccgtggaggaggcgattGGCATTCCGCTGCAGAGTCTCTTCGATGCCTCGGGATACCGAttcctctctgcaggccg cgaggacgcagacgtgCGGATGCTCGGTCGCGGGCGGCCGTTTGCCCTGGAGCTGCTCGAttgccggcggccgccgcattTCTTTTGCCGATTTCTCGCCGCACATCGACAGGCTGGTCTCGGGGCTTCGCAGTGCCTCTGCCCGCACGTACTGCATCCCCCCACGGCGCACagcggagctgcgccgccaggtGAGGAAATGGGAGACCGgcaagaggcgaaggaggcgagtcTACTTCTGCCGATCTgcccgctgcgcaggcccCTTCCCCCTGACAGAGGTCTGAAGTCCCGCGGCTCAAAAGGAAACGGagagtgcgcggcggcgggcgacgacgaggcgcctgcgaggcaggcagtcggagacggagaggaaggagaagaagtgcttctcgcggcggcgtcctctcgctctctcgaagctctgctgcgcgaaGCCGGCGGCGCAACAGGAAGAGCATGGCCTCAGCGGCAGCAGACAGCCGCACAGGGCTCTTCCTCCCAcccggcttcttcttctccgtctgccccctctgtcgctctcggcgcgccctcCCGTTCTGCGCGCGACTCGGGGGAGGTTGCCGAGCCCGCAGTTGAGGTAtacggcctccgcgtcgtcacGCGTGAGCCTGCCAGCTGTTTCGTAAACTTCCAGAGGGGCGACGAGCTCGCAGaaacggcgagcggcgctggTTGTGCGAGCCTGCCAGATAGGTGCGACGtagcgcgcgcctcttcggtTCTGACGAAGCAGCTTgactctgcctcttcctcctcttcctcctctgcctcctcttcctcctctgcctcctcttcctcctctgcctcctcttcctcctctgcctcctctctctcttctgcctcttcttctgcctccgcctcttcttcctccttcgcctcctctttttcctgcgcctcttctgcgtcttcttccctctccaGCTCCGTTCCCTCGTCATCGTTTTTTTCCTCGTGCTGTTCTTCTGCGTTGGCAGTCCCGCCTCCTGAAGACCGTTTGTTTTCTTCGACTGCGGAAAGAAGCCAAGAGGTGCTGGGGGCAGTGAATGTCGAGAAAGCtatccgcctcgcgctgcagcacggcgccgaggagaaggtGAAGAGTTACGAGTGCCTCGTTTTCGCGGATCGCCCCGTGAGTGTGGAGGCGCTTGAAGACGTCCGCAAGAAAGTTCAGCAGCTTCGCAAGCCGAGGACTGCGCCGAATGAGCCGGCGAACGGCCTcgaagcggagaaggaaggtACCGGCCTTCTCTACGACGAGGGGGGCATGACAATCTATCAGCGGACGCCACTGAGAGTCCTCCACAGGCGCTCACTCGCCGTCAG GGAACGGCGAATATACGGCATCGACTTTGTCCGGATACACCCGCAGGTTTTCATATGTCGGCTCGACACGCAAGCAG GCACGTATGTGAAGGAGTTCGTGCACGGAGACTTGGGGCGGACGTCTCCGTCGCTCAGCTCTCTGCTCAACTGCCCCTGTCAcctgcttctcctcgacgTCGCCGACCTCGTtttcggcgccgccaccAAGCAAGAAGAAGGCTAA